The Quercus robur chromosome 3, dhQueRobu3.1, whole genome shotgun sequence DNA segment gagaagctaaACCTGAACACCAAatttattgaaagaaaaaaaagcaactaCAAAGAGTCACGTGTTAGTAGGGGAGCTATATCATCAGGAATGGATTCAATCTAAACCTAAAACTCATTACCAAATTTTGATATTCTAGCTAAAAAATGGGCAACTAAATTGCATAAACGTTTTACATGAGAAACTACAAAATAGAAAACCATCAGCTAACACAAAAGCATCATTGATCACATGTTCATACTCCGGATGGTTTGTATCCCCAGCCAAGAGTGCCTTTATAATTACCTCAGCATCACCCTCAAGAGAACAACTGAAAATGCTTAATTCTTTCACAAACACCAATGCCCTCCGGCAAGCAAGAACTTCAACTGCGGCAGCTGAAGTAGGAAGTGGAATCCATTCGAACAGGGAACCAATAACACTACCTGATGAGTCACGAACAACTACCCCTAGGGATCAAAATTAACCTTTTAATGAGGATAGATGGGAGGGATCCACCAAACAGCTCTATTCATTTTTGGAGGTGGCCAATTTTTCAGGGCTTAAGCATTCATGAAATCTTGAAGGAGGGTCATTACTTTATGCTGAATCCTGGGAGTTTCAGTGAATTCATTACCTAATCTACCTGAGTTCCTCTTATTCCAGATTAACCTGAAAATCATGGCTAAGAGGTTGACCTCAATGCAATCCCTCATCATACAAATCATCTCCAAAAGATTAGCAAATGCATTAAATTTATAACTGAGTAATTTCTTTAACACCTCATTAGTCTCCCAAATGAAAAAGAGTGAGTGACAACTCTAGAGAGCATGAATTGTGCCTTCACTGGCTGCCTTACACCCCGGACAAAGGATAGACCTGGCAACATCTCTTTGCAACAAATTACAAAGTGTTGGGATTGCATCATGAGTAGCTCGTCAAATCATGTGTTTGACTTTGTGAGGAACCTGTAAGTTCCAAATGCCATTCCACAAAAGGTGACTTTTCTCTGAGTTAGAACAAATTGGCAGCAAACTTCTTTCAACCCCAGACGGTAATTTGTAGGCATTACGGGTCAAGTAGTTTCCTTGAGGTGTGGGGAGCCAAACTTGCTTATTTGGAGTAGCCTGACTACTTAGAGGGAGGCCAATAATAAGGCTTGCTTCCTGTGGTGATAATTCCTACTCAATTAACTCAGTCTTCCAAGAATGTGACTCTTCGTCAATTAGCTCACAGACTCTGAAGGTAGTAGAGAACACAGAGGCTGGAGAGACAATCCTAGCACATGGGATTTTTGGTAACCACTTATCACTTCTGCTCTAAATTGACTGACCATCACCAACTCTCTAAACCATCCCTAACTCTATGACATGTCTTGCTTGATAAAGGCTTTTCCAAGCGTATGAGCCTTTGTTGGAACTATCACATTCCATAATAGAGCAATCTGGGAAAAATTGTGGAAGAGAGAGTTCTCATGATTCTTTAATCTCCAAACTTGTTTGGCCATAAGGGAGTCATTAAACTTGCTTAACTCTCGAAAACCCATACCACCTGTTAGtatatagcttagactagtttagcccattgggcttagtccagtatactgtacttgttgTTTACTCATATTACTTATATTGCATAcatacctagcctatataaggctctctattgtacattgttATATatacatcaatatacagactatttagtcattctctctcactttatattgttaacatAGTATTAGAGTCATTCCTCTGACTTCCTAGTTCTTGTGGACATCTTTGGCGTTCCTCCGTTGCCCTCGCCTTCATCTAGTAGTCACTGTCAAAAACGAGTCACCACCGTCACGCGCATAGCCTCTAGAACACTTGAATTTCATCAATTTTGTTGATCAAACTACCAAAGTCAAGGCACAAATTGACAGATCTTCCGATCCCGAGCAAAACCCAACAAAGAGCTGCAAGAAACCACCTCACACGTGCCTCCACACGCCGGATGAAGTTTCTACCTCACAAGCATGCGCTCCGCATGCCACCATTCGTTGTCAATCTCTCACACGCACCTCACGCGTTAGGACAGAGCCGTCACATGCTTCCATGCACCCCACATGCCTGCTTTGTTTTGCGTACTACCACGTCAGCCCTAAGGTGACGTCACACTACCACATCATCACACGTCAGCACATGTCAGCATCTCGAGCCGTTGACTTTGACCTGACTGTTGATCTTTGACTTTAAccaaagtcaaaatttttcacCAACActtatcttgctcagtttttcacGTAGATTTCTATTTTGGGCTCCGTTTCTGCATTTGAGGTCTCTAAATCccactttttggtcattttcttcattatggctcaacaaaaTGAACGAGATATCATACATCCTATCACCATTatgttggatggtcctactagctaCATGCATGGTCTCAAAATATGACTGTCTTTTTCAAGGGTCGTAAACTGTGGAGATAtgtgactggttcaattcctaagcTAGTACCAAACCCCTTCCAAAGCCACAGCTGCTAAAGAGTCTTCCAAGACTGCTGTTACAACGAATGATTATGAAGAATGCTTAGAGGAATGGGAGAGTATTCAAAGTAAGATCTtgtcttggtttatcaatacctctattccctctattcataatcttcttcctcgtcttgagaCTGCTGAGGCTACTTGGAAATTTCTGGCCGATCGCTATAATTGTACTAATGATTCAAGCCTGGAGTTCCACATTGAATCAAAGCTTTATCAAATGTGCCAAGAGACAGGTCagtctatttttatttttattcttagaCTTCTACTATGTGAGAACAACTCTTTGCTGCAGATCCTCCACTAgtgtgttctaaggacattgagctctttgtcaaatatcgGGATCGCCGTAAATTTATGCACTGCATGATGGGTTTATGTGAGGATTTTAAGCCTACTAGGGCTTCTCTGCTTAGCCGGTGTCCTACTCCCTCTCTTGATGCTGCAGTTAAGGAGCTCATTTCTGAGGAGAACTGTCGGCCTACTCATCACATGTCATCCTCTGATCATGTATTGGCTACACCCTCTCCACAGCCTCCCATTGCTGCATTCACTGCTCCTCCATGAATAAACTCTGGGCGTCCCACCTTTCAGTTTTCCAAAGGTACTCGCTATGAGTTTTGTCGTGCCAAAGGTCATGACATCTCAGTTTGTCGCAAACTGCATAAATTTGTGCACAAGCAGaataaagcttctcttcctCGGGCAACTGTTGTATGTCCTTTAGATCCATTGGTTCCTATAGGTCCATCTTTGGCTTTCTCACTTACTACGGCTGATATTGAGGcagttgttcaacaggttttatcccgCACTTCCACTGCCCTTTCTGCCACCTCAGGTAAACAACCTTAGTTTTTTGATACTAcatgttgtaaccatatgactcctgATAAATCCTAATTTACTGATAAGGCacccttagaacatccaatcaccatttacactgctaatggaactcctatgcctgttagtcataaaggaacaatctcttctccttgtttatcccttagtAACACTTTTCATATCCCAAAGCTATCCCTCAATTTGCTCTTTGTTGGTTAACTTTATGAATTAGgcgtagatcttctatttactaatcatggtgtggatgtgcaggatccCTAGACAAgtcaagtgcttgggacagGTTGTAAGGTTGGTCAcatgtttgaggttcatgacttgaagattccttcacaagttgtttctcCTACTGCTACCACTGCCACCCCCTCAcctgatctatggcatgctcgtcttggtcatccatccttatcttGTCTTCAGTTGTTAGCTTCTTaaggtcatttaggttcagtttagtttcaaaattttgattgtactttctgtcattttggcaaacaaacaaaattgccctTTAATAATAGTGACTCCTTTCTCCTgcaccttttgatcttatacattctgatatttggagtcctgcacctgttcccactgaggggggatctaaatattttgtcatatttgtggatgatttttctcgatatacttggatttatctgcttcaccatAGATCTGAACTTATTTCTATTTACCAAAGTGTTTCCATtagataatgctcaagaatataatgataaatctttcctatcctttttagacAATCATGGTACCCTTCCTCAATggtcttgtccttacacctctcaacaaaataGTCTTGCAAAACGaaaacatcgtcacattcttgatgttgtccgcacccttctcatttctgcctCTCTTCTTGAGCGCTTTTGGGGTGAGGCCGCACTCACTGCTGTGTACACCATTAATCGTATTCCTTTACCAACTACACGCAACAAATCACCATTCGAGCTTCTCTATGGTCAAACTCctgactactcctctcttcgggtttttggttgtgcttgctttgtctctcttcctccttaTAAACGAACAAAGCTCCAGCCTCGTACTTGtctctgttgtttccttggttatggtgtaTCTCAAAAGGGGTTTCGTtgctatgatcccatttctcatTGCCTTTGTGTCTcccgtcatgttgagttttgggaacatAGTCCTTTCACGAGTCTTCAGCATTTTCCCGCGTCCTCTTCCTTATAGTCTCCCATTTTTACTAATCTTTTCCTCCCTTTCTATcctgaacttgtggaggattcttcaaCATAAGCTGCCTCTCTAGACAACTCATCTCTGATTCTGTCCCTGACATATGACCCACCTGTCTTAGATCTTGTGGCACCACCCACCTGTCTTAGATCTTGTGGCACCACCTTCTCCTGAGTCTCTTGTTGGTCCTGAACTTTGTCGTTCCACTCGATAAGTATTCCTCCCCCTTATCTCACTGATTATCATtgctcttttgctcttgccacCCTCTATGAACCTCACATCTATCATGAGGCCCATACTAACCCTCCTTGGCAGCAAGCTATGAACGAAGAACTGgatgcccttcataagaatcacacttgggatatggttgatttgccttCTGGTCAGTCTGTAGTAGGTTGTGGTGGGTTTACAAGATTAAGCCCAAGGTTGATGGATCTGTTGAACGGTACAAGGCTCGCctagttgccaagggctttactcaGGAGTATGGCATTGACTttgaggaaacatttgctcctgttgctcGTCTTACATCTGTTAGATGTCTTATTGTTGTGGCTGCTATTCACcgttggcctctttatcaaatggatgtgaagaatgaTTTCCTCAATGGAGATCTCCACAAAGAAGTGTACATGCAGCCACCCCCTGGCTATTCACACTCAACAGTCAAGTTTGTCACCTTcgccgtgctctttatggcctcaagcaggctcctcgagcttggtttgaaaagtttagctcagttgttgctcagcagggtttcacttcgagtcctcatgACATTGCATTCTTTGTCCGAAGATCCTTTGCcggtatcactcttattcttctttatgttgatgatatgattattactaGAGATGATTCTGTAGGTATCCGCTCTCTTCAACACttccttagtcagcattttgagatgaaagatctgggcATTCTCAGCTATTTTAttgggcttgaggttacctcatcctctgatggatactatctttcccaaGCTAAATATGCTTCTTCTCTCCAAAGCTGGTATCACCGACAACAAGATTGTTTCCACTCCCTTagaatacaatgcaaagctcacacccttggaTGGTGAACCTATATCCAATGCTACTCGCTATCATCAATTGGTTGGTAGtttgatctatctcactgttactcgttcggatatttcacatgccgtgggtatggttagtaagttcatggatgccCCTCATTCTGTTCACTATGCTACCATTCTTCGGATTCTCCGATAtgtcaaaggcacactttatcatggtcttcattactcctctcgatcttctctcgagcttcatgcttattcaAATGCGGATTAGGCAGGTGATCCGACTGATCGATGCTTTATCATAGGTTTCTATTTCCTGTTGGGTACTTCTCTTGTCTCATGGTGTAGCAAGAAGCAGGATGTGGTTTCCCGTTCCAGTATTGAGGTtgagtatcgtgcccttgccgacACCACTTGCGAGCTTGTTTGGCTTCGTTGGCTCTTGGCTAacatggatgctccacagcccactACCACTCCTTTTTATTGTGACAATTgtagtgctatctacattgcttataatgatgtcttccataaATGCACCAAGCACATTAAGATTGACTGCCACATCACTCACCAGCATctcaagaaaggaaatctcaaGTTGTTTTCCATCTCCTCTGTTGACCAGCCTGctgatatcttcaccaagactCACCTGCCTAGTCAtcttcgagatcttatatccaaactccagttggtttcctccttgccacctcgagtttgaggggggatgttagtgtatagcttagactagtttagcccattaggcttagcccagtatattgtacttgtagtttactcatATTACTTATACTGCACAcatacctagcctatataaggctctctattgtacattattatatacacatcaatatacagactattcagtcattctctctcactttatagCAAAAACTAGAGTCGGCACCAATGTAAAAGAAatacacattttcttttttataattctcaAAACTATCTTACAATAATCAGAAAAAGTGCTTAAATAACTaacaataaaatgcataaagaaACCCTAATTATTAAATGCTTGGGCTTGCTTAATCTCAAGCCCAATAACTAATAGGCTCCATCTATAAGGCCACAGGTTGGACcgtcttctttttgctcttcctCCCATACATGCGTATAATTGGGGGCTTGTACCTCGTGTCCGCACCAACTCCCCTTGGGTGAGAAGAACTCGACCCCGTCAAGTGGAAATCTGAAGAGCTCTGATAGTACTTCAGCAAGTCAAGATCCAGTCGCTGTAGCTCATCTTGAGTAATCCATGTGCAATCAGAATCTGGTTGCCCTCGCCACGAACTAGGAAATGGTGAACTCCTTCATCCCTGGTAGAAACAATTTGCTCATCTAAAATAGCATCAATAGATTCTTTATGTGCATAGGGCAGATTTAAGGGTAAAGGGATAGGAATATGGGCATTAATAGGATCAAGCAAAGGCTCATCAAAAGGGGTACCAGAAATAACTATGGGGCTTTTATAAGCAACTAGATCCTTAATATTAAAGGAGGAGCTAATACCATAATCATGAGGAAGGTCAATGACATATGCATTTGGGCCCATTCGTTTCAATACCTTGAATGGACCAACACTACGAGCTTGCAATTTCTTAATGATCCCAGAGGGAAACTGTTCAGGTCAAATCCGAATCATGACATAATCCCCTACCTGAAACTTTGCATGACGCCGATGAGTGTCAGCATGAATTTTATATTGAGAATTACTTACctgaatttttttgtgaatcTCATTATGCAAATCATGAATATGTCGTGCAAATGCCTTAGCAGATTCAGAAATCCTAACATGTGGGGACATAGGCAAAAGATCTAAGGGCTTCTGTGTATATCCATGCACAACCTCAAAAGAACTAGCGCCTATAGACCTATTGACAGAGCTATTATATGCAAGTTAGGCTATAGGAAGAATTGAATCCCAATTCCGATTGGCTTCACCCACTAAACACCGAAGGAGGTTGCC contains these protein-coding regions:
- the LOC126719643 gene encoding uncharacterized protein LOC126719643; translation: MANFLPCSKTFDASKIAKLYFDEIVKLYGLLKTIVSDRDVHFMSYFWKTLWHLVGTKLKFSTTFHPQIDGQTEVKPLDLLPMSPHVRISESAKAFARHIHDLHNEIHKKIQFPSGIIKKLQARSVGPFKVLKRMGPNAYVIDLPHDYGISSSFNIKDLVAYKSPIVISGTPFDEPLLDPINAHIPIPLPLNLPYAHKESIDAILDEQIVSTRDEGVHHFLVRGEGNQILIAHGLLKMSYSDWILTC